In the genome of Planctomyces sp. SH-PL62, the window TATGCCTGAACATGACGACTTGATCCCGCGACCGCCCATCGTCCGCGAGCGTCTGGCGCAAACCTGCCGAGAAGCCGCACGTCTGCGCCGCCTCTTGCGGCTGGCCGAAGCCGCCGCCCGCGACCGCCATCAGGAAGGCCCCCGGAGCGATTCGCAGGAAGCCGATGGGCATGGAGGTGGCTCATGAACGCCATCCCCCGTCCCGACGCCGCCTCGACCGGCCTGGAACCGCCGCTGTCGATCGACGACCTGGCCGCCGCCCTGGCGTGCTCGCGCCGCCTGGTGGAGCGCATGCGGGCCGCCGGCAAGATGCCCCCGCCGGACCTGCGCGTCGGCAAGATGCCGCGCTGGAAGCGGTCCACCCTCGTGCGCTGGATCGCGGAAGGGGGTGGCTCTTGAGCATCCCCGACGCCTCCGTCGCCTGGCTTCTCCGACGCCTGTTGAGCGACCAACCCATCAACGGCGAGTTGGCCGCGCTTGCCGAGCCCTGGAAGACGATCGGCGAACATCTCGCCGAACTGCCCATCGACGGACGCGGCGCCGCCTGGGAGCTGCTGTCGGCCGCCTTGCCCGGCAGGGAAGCCGTCGTCGCCGCCCTGATGAACGTCGATCCGATGGGAGATCAACCGCCCCCCGAGCCGGCCGCCGCCGATTCTTGGGGGCCGCTGCGGATCGGCGAGACGCCGGCCGTGGAAGACTTCCCGCTCGACATGCTGCCGCCGCCCGCCCGACACCTCGCGGAAGAGGCTTCGCGGTCGATCGGCTGCCCGGTCGACTTCGCCGCCGGGGCGACGCTGGCCGTCGCCGCCGGGGCGATCGGACGATCCGTCTCGCTGCTCTTGAAGCCGGGCTACTTCGCGTCGTCGTCCCTGTTCGTGGCTGTCATCGGCAAGGCGTCGTCCGGCAAGTCCCCGGCGGTGGAATGCGTCGCGAGCCCCATCTACGCGATCGACCGCGAGCTGACCGCCGAGCACGCCGCCGCCGAACTTCGGTGGAAGCGGGAATGCGAGGCGTTGGGGCCGAAGCCCAAGGCGTCGGAACTCCCCCCCCGGCCGCGTCCGCGAAGGGTCGACATCGACAACCTCACGCTGGAGAAGCTGCCCGGCCTCTTGAGCGACAATCCGCGCGGCCTGCTCATGGTCCGCGACGAACTATCCGCCCTCATGGGATCGTTCGGGCAATTCAAGGGGGGGCGTGGGACCGACAAGGAGGACATCCTGTCGGCGTGGTCCGGTAAGCGGATCATCAAGGATCGCGTCGGCGACGACAACGGCGTTCCGCTCCGTTCGCCCCATCCCTGTCTCTCGATCGTCGGCGGCACGGTCCCGGCCTCGCTGCCAGGGTTCGTCGACCCATCCCGGCCCGGCGACGGGTTCATCGAGCGGTTCTTGTTCATCTACCCCGACCCGTTCGGGGTGCCGGAAGACGAGGACGAGGACGGTGTGTCCGAGGCCGCGACTGCCGAGTGGGCCGCCTTGGTCGGGCGCCTCTGGGATCGCCCGATGAACGGCGAACACCCGCACGTCGCCGTCCTGACGCCTGACGCCAGGAAGGCCCGAAAGCGGCTTCGCACGACCCACGCCCGCGAGATGAACCACCCCGGCTTCAATCCCTCATTGGAAGCCGCGTGGGGGAAGCTGTCCGCCTACGCGGATCGGCTGGCCCTGGTCCTCGGACTCATGGAGCACGCCAGCGACCCGACCGCCGATCCCCTGGCCGTCCCCGACATCGCCGAACGCCACGTCGAGAACGCCTGGCGACTCACGGCCTACTTCAAGAGCCACGCGCGGCGGGTTCGCTCGGGGAGCGACCCGACCGGGGCCGGACCCCACGCCGCCGAAGTCAATGCGATCATCGAATGGCTTCGCGACGGCCGCCGCACGACGTTCACCGAACGCGACGTGAGACGGGCGCGGCCGTGGATCACGGCCGAATCGCTGGTCAAAGCCTTGACCAATCTCGCCAAAACGAACGCGATCCGCTCGCAGGTGGCCCCGCAAGGCCCCGCCGGACCCGGCCGTCCGTCGTCCCCCGCCTACAGCGTGAATCCCGACCTGCTGGCCTGACGGAATCGACGCAATTGACAGAACCCCCGGCTTGAAGCCTGAGGGC includes:
- a CDS encoding DUF3987 domain-containing protein; the protein is MSIPDASVAWLLRRLLSDQPINGELAALAEPWKTIGEHLAELPIDGRGAAWELLSAALPGREAVVAALMNVDPMGDQPPPEPAAADSWGPLRIGETPAVEDFPLDMLPPPARHLAEEASRSIGCPVDFAAGATLAVAAGAIGRSVSLLLKPGYFASSSLFVAVIGKASSGKSPAVECVASPIYAIDRELTAEHAAAELRWKRECEALGPKPKASELPPRPRPRRVDIDNLTLEKLPGLLSDNPRGLLMVRDELSALMGSFGQFKGGRGTDKEDILSAWSGKRIIKDRVGDDNGVPLRSPHPCLSIVGGTVPASLPGFVDPSRPGDGFIERFLFIYPDPFGVPEDEDEDGVSEAATAEWAALVGRLWDRPMNGEHPHVAVLTPDARKARKRLRTTHAREMNHPGFNPSLEAAWGKLSAYADRLALVLGLMEHASDPTADPLAVPDIAERHVENAWRLTAYFKSHARRVRSGSDPTGAGPHAAEVNAIIEWLRDGRRTTFTERDVRRARPWITAESLVKALTNLAKTNAIRSQVAPQGPAGPGRPSSPAYSVNPDLLA
- a CDS encoding helix-turn-helix transcriptional regulator yields the protein MNAIPRPDAASTGLEPPLSIDDLAAALACSRRLVERMRAAGKMPPPDLRVGKMPRWKRSTLVRWIAEGGGS